One Bacillota bacterium DNA segment encodes these proteins:
- a CDS encoding Uma2 family endonuclease — MRRKVYHTLYTMSNARRVELIGGDFLVAPAPGTEHLRVLRNLLELLSPAVRQKKLGEILPAPCDVVLTPTDVVQPDLLFVSRSRVRIIAPDAVQDPLAWPLRPGGQPPPRTALKRAGPGKASGQDVAERLEVGRHAN; from the coding sequence TTGCGGAGAAAAGTATACCATACTCTATACACCATGTCAAACGCACGGCGCGTCGAGCTGATCGGAGGCGATTTCCTGGTGGCGCCTGCGCCCGGCACCGAACACCTACGCGTCCTACGCAATCTCCTGGAGCTGCTGTCGCCGGCCGTGCGCCAGAAGAAGCTCGGCGAGATCCTGCCGGCACCTTGCGACGTCGTTCTGACGCCCACGGACGTGGTGCAGCCGGACCTCCTGTTCGTCAGCCGTTCCCGTGTCCGTATCATCGCACCCGACGCCGTCCAGGACCCTCTTGCCTGGCCTCTCCGTCCCGGTGGGCAACCTCCTCCCCGAACCGCTCTGAAGCGGGCAGGGCCAGGCAAGGCGTCGGGGCAGGATGTGGCGGAGCGGTTGGAGGTGGGGCGTCACGCCAACTGA
- a CDS encoding GntR family transcriptional regulator produces the protein MPTVSLIRLPLYEQIYRVLKSQIAAGELPPGSPISDYEVATRLSVSRTPAREAIKRLVQEGLIQVHPNRRLSVVQPTAREMAETYAMRAALEGLAAGMAAQNPMRRHLLADAQAALDEVTSDVNQMTPSRWGQVNSLFHDAIIRVAGCEPLERMLDSMRIKITLCRASALSKVRQFELAWDEHREILGLVLDGKATDAERKMRAHIVSAGERVIKAVFGHASEFAAANNWMLDD, from the coding sequence ATGCCAACCGTTTCGCTAATCCGGTTACCTCTCTACGAACAGATCTACCGGGTCCTGAAGAGCCAGATTGCTGCCGGCGAGCTTCCACCTGGCTCGCCTATAAGCGATTACGAGGTGGCTACGCGTCTATCCGTAAGCCGCACCCCAGCGCGCGAAGCCATCAAGCGCCTGGTTCAGGAAGGGCTGATCCAGGTTCATCCGAACCGGCGCCTGAGCGTGGTGCAGCCGACCGCGCGAGAGATGGCTGAGACCTACGCTATGCGCGCGGCTCTGGAAGGACTTGCTGCCGGCATGGCAGCCCAGAACCCGATGCGCCGCCACTTGCTGGCTGACGCACAAGCAGCCTTAGATGAAGTAACGTCGGACGTCAATCAGATGACGCCAAGCCGATGGGGCCAGGTCAACAGCCTCTTCCACGACGCCATTATCAGGGTCGCCGGTTGTGAGCCGCTTGAGCGCATGCTGGACTCCATGCGGATCAAGATCACCCTCTGCCGGGCTTCCGCCCTTAGCAAGGTGAGGCAATTCGAACTCGCATGGGACGAGCACCGAGAGATTCTCGGCCTCGTTCTCGACGGGAAGGCAACCGATGCCGAACGAAAGATGCGCGCACACATCGTCTCTGCCGGCGAGCGCGTCATCAAAGCGGTGTTTGGTCACGCATCAGAATTCGCTGCAGCTAACAATTGGATGCTCGATGATTGA
- a CDS encoding Ldh family oxidoreductase, with the protein MPEEQVALTSSQLQQMALMLCTAAGIPQQEAEIFVDTLLSADLEGVSSHGVVRLPAFLRRIRSGSISVPSPLRWVSQHGALALLDAGNGLGQVAAHAAMKWAIDKAERVGLAAVSVRNSNHFGRGAYYARMASDAGMIGLAFTNASPRLAPTGASVPFLGNNPWALAVPSHGGSPIIVDMACSIVSAGSIRLALRERRTIPPGWALDRRGRPTTDPAAALEGTLLPVGGYKGYAMSLAVSILTAFLAGGAWDREVAPIDDLNKPQRVSHFLACIDPGWIGSRAEFSRRLAMFADTVRRLPAAEGMDGPRLPGDRAAAERSRRLNDGIPLSRELLRQLRDLAQELGEGHRFEVLVNEGSGREGSAL; encoded by the coding sequence GTGCCGGAAGAGCAGGTTGCCCTCACATCCTCTCAGCTCCAGCAAATGGCTCTTATGCTGTGCACAGCAGCGGGCATTCCACAACAGGAGGCAGAGATCTTCGTCGACACCCTGTTGTCCGCAGATCTAGAGGGGGTTTCATCCCACGGCGTAGTTCGGCTTCCCGCTTTCCTGAGACGCATCCGCTCCGGATCGATATCGGTACCTTCTCCACTCCGATGGGTCAGCCAGCATGGGGCCCTCGCGCTACTCGATGCAGGAAACGGACTCGGGCAAGTAGCTGCACACGCGGCCATGAAATGGGCGATAGATAAGGCTGAACGGGTCGGTCTGGCTGCTGTCTCCGTGCGAAACAGCAACCATTTTGGGCGTGGGGCGTACTATGCCAGGATGGCCTCGGATGCCGGGATGATAGGGCTTGCCTTCACGAATGCTTCGCCGCGTCTTGCCCCAACCGGGGCTTCGGTGCCCTTCCTGGGAAATAACCCCTGGGCGCTGGCAGTCCCTTCGCACGGCGGATCCCCGATAATCGTCGACATGGCGTGCAGCATCGTATCGGCGGGAAGCATCCGCCTCGCGTTGCGGGAGCGCCGAACCATTCCCCCGGGATGGGCGCTCGACCGCCGTGGCCGGCCTACCACGGACCCCGCGGCCGCTCTTGAGGGAACGCTCCTTCCGGTAGGCGGTTACAAGGGCTACGCAATGAGCCTTGCCGTATCCATCCTCACTGCTTTCCTTGCGGGGGGAGCCTGGGACAGGGAGGTCGCCCCCATCGACGACTTGAACAAGCCGCAACGAGTAAGCCATTTCCTGGCCTGTATCGACCCGGGCTGGATCGGCTCACGAGCCGAATTCAGCCGCCGGTTGGCGATGTTTGCCGACACGGTCCGCAGGCTGCCGGCCGCCGAAGGAATGGACGGTCCCCGGCTCCCAGGGGATCGGGCGGCGGCCGAGCGTTCCCGGAGGCTCAATGACGGGATTCCGTTGTCCCGGGAACTGCTGAGGCAGCTTCGGGATCTCGCTCAAGAATTGGGAGAGGGCCATCGGTTTGAGGTGCTGGTGAACGAAGGTTCAGGCCGTGAGGGGAGCGCGCTATGA
- a CDS encoding RraA family protein: MTEVGLTSDLLKHLLRLGTPALSDAMDSLGGPPHGLAGLRPIGPSRQFAGIAYTVRYVPQYEPGGTVGDFIDDVPPGSVVVIDNAGRTDCTVWGGLMTRRARRLGLAGTVIDGACRDVEVAVDLQYSIWARAPFMVTGKDRVQLAAVQEPVNVCGVGVRPGDVVIGDQSGILVIPFEMLPEVVRRAERIAQAEEEIRRLIDEGVSLKEARAHVGYHHLQRKECQSQ, translated from the coding sequence ATGACGGAAGTGGGACTCACATCGGATCTTCTGAAACACCTGTTGCGTCTCGGAACCCCAGCGTTGTCAGACGCGATGGACAGCCTGGGTGGGCCACCGCACGGGCTCGCGGGATTACGGCCCATTGGCCCCTCGAGGCAGTTCGCAGGAATCGCCTATACGGTGCGTTACGTGCCCCAGTACGAACCGGGGGGTACCGTAGGCGACTTCATTGACGACGTCCCGCCCGGCTCCGTTGTCGTGATCGACAACGCTGGCCGCACGGATTGCACTGTGTGGGGTGGCCTGATGACGCGCCGGGCCCGGCGGCTTGGTCTGGCGGGTACAGTTATCGACGGCGCATGCCGCGATGTGGAAGTCGCAGTTGATCTTCAGTATTCCATTTGGGCTCGGGCCCCGTTCATGGTGACGGGAAAGGACCGAGTGCAGCTTGCAGCGGTTCAGGAACCGGTCAACGTGTGCGGGGTCGGCGTCCGCCCCGGGGATGTGGTGATCGGCGACCAGTCCGGAATCCTGGTCATCCCCTTCGAGATGCTGCCGGAGGTGGTTCGGAGAGCCGAACGGATTGCGCAGGCTGAAGAGGAGATTCGCAGGCTCATCGATGAAGGAGTTTCTTTGAAAGAAGCCCGCGCTCACGTGGGCTACCACCACTTACAGCGGAAGGAGTGCCAATCCCAATGA